DNA from Cherax quadricarinatus isolate ZL_2023a unplaced genomic scaffold, ASM3850222v1 Contig4924, whole genome shotgun sequence:
AGTTGTCTATGAGAAGAGTGACCAAGGATGTGTGGCTGAGATAAAGTTGCCTATTAATGCTTGCCTTAAAACAAAGGTGCATGGAGATTGCATGGAAAACAAAGAGCTGGCCAAGAAAAGCGCTGCACTCAATCTTTGTAAGAAGTTGCATGCAATGGGAGAGTTAAATCATGACTTGAGGCCAGCTGAGATATCAGATGATAGTATATTGGAAGGTCTGGTGGAAGTTATGCCAGAAATGCCCGTCAAGGCCGGGGAACCCGAGCCTGGCACAAGGAAGCGATGGCAACTTTATGAGAGAGAAGTGTGCCAGGCTTTTACCTATTACCATGGATTGTTTAAGCTGTATTCTATTGTCATTCGACCTACAGGCACACAGCATACTAGTTTAATTGTAGATTCTACCAAGAGTGATATGTCAGTTGGATTGATTTGTAAAAGAAGCTTAATACATTGTCCATTTGCACTCTACTACACCAAGTGGGGTGAAGTGGAAGTTAGAGTGAAATTTATTAAGGAGATTACGAACTTAAATCTggagttgatgagaaaaattgaacatttccacaaATTAATCTTTGAGACCTTGTTGGACATCAATTCAGTGCTTTTTGATTTTAGTTCTAGAAATACTGGTGTATATATTGTGCCTCTAGCACAAGCAAGCACCATTGACTTAACTTTACTAACTCAGATATACATGTTGCCACATCTTAGAGTGCCCTTTGTATACAGATCAGCAGAAAGCTTCCACTTTGAGAAGTCTTCTTACAAGGATGCCATAATATATCCTCTGTATACAACAGAAGAACCTGACCACATGTTCTATGTTACAGAAATATTAACTAACTTGAATCCACAATCAGAGTTTCCTGAATGTAAGCATGTGTACTCTAGTTATTGCCACTATTACCTCCAGAAATATGGTAAGAGTATCACTAACATGCAGCAACCTTTAATATCAGCAAAGCACTTACCAAAAGAACTCAACTACTTGAAGATGCCAGCGACGTCAGTGATGTCTTGTAAGAGTAGCAACAAAGCTAAGCATCATCCTCCCATCTTTGTGCCGGAGCTATGTGGTGTGCTGCCTCTCAAGGCCTCTCTCTGGTGGCAGATCATGTGCATACCTTCCATTATTCATCGCCTCAATAGTCTAAACCTGGCTCACCAACTCAATGTTGCCATGAATGATTCAAAATTGTTCTCAAAAGATGTAGAGTATGAAAAAATCAATTTTAACTGGCCAGAAGAGATAATTACAAGAATAAATAATTCTGGTGAGGAGAATTTATGTGCATCATTAATGAAAAGTAAGAGTGAATATATCCATCCATTTGTGACAGTTCATGccctcacactgtgtgctgcTCATGAGAACTTTGATCTGGAAAGATTGGAAATTCTTGGAGATTCTTTCCTCAAGTTTATTATTACAGAATATTTATTTTTGAAGGAGACTGAGAGTCACGAAGGTAGACTCTCACTTCGTCGTGGAAAACTTGTCTGCAACAGAACTCTCTATTCCCTGGCAAAGTGCAAATCAATACCAAACAAAATGCAGTCATTTTACCTGGAACCACCTCTGAATGGTTTACTGCCGGGCTTTACCATCAAACCTGAAGTTAGTAACAAACTGAGAAGCTGCAACCTTGCACATGATAAATGGCCAAGTCTACCTAAGTCTTCTCACCTAGAGAACTTACAAGAGGTGAGTCTCAGAGTTTTCTTCCCAAGCATCTTTCTATTATGATTATAAATGTTATATTAATTCTGACAGGTtgtatgtacagtagggccccacttatatggcaggttaggttccaggctgtcgccagaaagcagacatcgccggaaggcagaacgccatttttttccatttataaatgcatataaataccagacaacaagtttacactaaattatattaagttagtaatagaaccaggcattaaaaacacacaaagtaaaatacattcacagtaaattcattacttatcttaaagtatttgtaatcttaatgtagggagagaggtgagtagtacttatttgtaggaagtcaggtgcaggtagcccaggtgtaggtagccctggctccccgtctcatacttaatataagGTATTTAAAACATTCCacagaggtaaaatacacatacagtacactcattatttaccttaaaatatgagtcgcaggcccctttctgaaactgtcattctatgtcgataaatttttgaaaaaaaaaaaaaaatatttttcttatgaaatgatagagaatcttttcccgatggtaatgacaccaaaagttcaaaATTTGATCGAAAACTCAGGGAAtacgctcccgcaaagttagcggtctcggcaacatatgcatatcggcgatttcgccgactttgagccctgttttcagccaattctgctgttccagttgatcaaattcatagctatttctttagaactccattttgtctatcagctgagtacaagaaactgcccatttaccaatttgaactacccaatatagtggtcagaaattggcaatttggccaatttcacgcaaattaaaaaagatgccaatttcaaaatagggtccagaataaacaaggtagacattctcggcactaaaataacatatcctctgttcattagtcacatctctaggccccttttatattattattgctttttattttgattttttattcatacaaaaaaatacaaaatttactgttatgcagacaactgcattattgtaaaaatggtataaataatatcagtgcactagtgaaagaatattagactccccagttgacgtgtattggacgtgtggtgtgatttgtttactcctgaacattggtaaaaatcgaacatttctgctactttgagctcagtttcaaggtcgttttatcgtcaaagtaatgaaaatcatctctatttcagtaatatgttttccattttatcacctaagaccatgaaaacgcgaatacaatgataaatactatatgaaaatacacctcgaaGTCTGcactttaatccaaaaaaaactatcagagttttttttttctcataaggcactgtgtgctgcaggattttttttatgtggtgcacactgatcacacagtcCCTTtccctcacatgtgggcctaccagctttctcccacttggctcgtaagacgtatttatacggcataaacagtcaaagggttaatataggaagagaggtgagtagtatttatttgtaggaagtcagtgtaggtagccggtaggtgtagcccgcctgggctatgCCTACCGGcaacctacactgtggcccagagccatattattaacatcgacatgctgtgttcactgaatttaaccATTTCtagcaactacctttagatgccatcataaacaaaggtagaagtaatgaataattcatgccgaaaattgtaaacaaaagcagagtgagggagtggctgggccaaacgcagattcatacacgttttctctgatggctgagcagagaaaacgtaatgttgtccctccacccggctaccacacaggtccacaagtattattatcagagcacacataaaatatgcaataaatgccagacaacaagttaacactaacttatattaagttagcaatggaAATAgccattaaaaacacaataaaaagtaagatacacacagagtacacttattacttaccttaaaatattaatattaatgtgtgagaggtgagtggcagggtgtttattgaaaaaatcagaatggcacaccatcatcctctaacttggcacttaaagcaagaggcttacgacttctctttttatcacagctaaccttagacgccatcgtaagtgagagccaactagttaaagaaagagtaaacgagagagagaacgagatacagagttgagacaatgtaagaacacaaactgaacaggtaatggacgatcacttggtcaatCGAAATAAATACgtgttaatatgtgtctacttttagttcattcacgtccatttgtaagagtttgtaaaacatttacctcaatatttttttattacaatagtaattacctcacaatacagatactcttacattgtgtacaagttagttcagaataaacaaacagcaacacaccatttttagagtgaatgaagattattattattattattattattattattaataataattattattattattattattaataataataatattattattattattattattattattaatattaatagtattaataataataataataataataatattattattattattattaaaaagcactaaacctacaagaatcgtTAATTGCTATATATaaagttatcccccagtttgactagagaaaatgtaattcttctgacactatctacacagctgctgtgtaaacaaatctcatatttacatcaatttttattctgtgagtgtctgtatcatgtttatatgctatgtaatgggtttcatatataattttgaggaaaatatcatagatggattaatgaaaatgcctatattgatgtaaaataaaacatttagtgtgcccaagagtgattattattacatagtattggcgtcatgagtagagagagacttagcgattttaatgtgtacttgcacaccagcacagtgtgtaagtatatttaggtacaggtacacttaggtataattatcagagtacatataaaatatgcagtaactttaaaacacttgaaattttggaaagttttctgacataatagatgaggtcacaaaatgtaaacaaacctggtggggggcgccgtatttgaaagaccgcttgctgtatagcaaattttggtcataatttgacatcgccgtattagcggaatgccgtaaagtggggccttactgtacaacacacacacactgcagtttAAAATGGTGTTTCAACTGTACAAGTCTTCTTCTAACTGGTGGAGATACATGAGGAAGAGATAACATGATTGAGAGGAGCGAGTTGTGGCAGTGACGTACAGTAGTAGGAGAAATATTCAGTTTGTTGGTTGGCCATAACAATAAGCTTTGTTCAACAACTTACTGCCTTGAGATGTGGCAGCATCATAACCGATGAGGTTGACCACCACTGTGTCTAAGTCTGACATCATCTGCAGAGCACTATTAGTAAGGGAAAAGTTTTCATTGATGATGCTCTTTGGTGTTGGACTACATTGCAGTGTGTAATGAACTCTCACAGACACTACCTATGAGTGGCACTGACCCACCTGCAGGTGGTGCCCTCACAGACACTACCTCTGGGTGGCACTGACCCACCTGCGGGTGGTGCCCTCACAGACACTACCTCTGGGTGGCActgttacactccaagtattgtgaccactatttccttctttttagagcataacaattttggtcagagaggttagggtaataatagtgatcctccggaatgcctaattttaattaagtatattcataatacaacaaaggccagaaataatatacgaattatcgtatataagttaagaatgcatgtttgttctatattatccaaaatatatataaggctttcataacagatgattaggaggagatcctagatataacatatacatgtatataaatagagattactttaatgtataaagtcttgtttcccaattggaagcagtcagaataaaacagaatatgtccaggccggctaataaaccttggccagttaccagagacgagcaggagtgttctcgttggctgctacttcttcactgctcgtccctcaaccttgagcatacaggtaaagtgggtcacgtgacgtgactcatCAACACtcagagtagttgaacataaaggaggggggaaggggggtataaccatcgaacatcacggctaacCATACACCGGGCGGCCGGCAGGTtactatacctccaattaaacttatcatggccataTTAACAATTATGATTTATGTAAGAAGAATtagccttaataatacaaggacgttcatttccaatttagctattaaaggaaataaccacaatgtaatattaaaggaaggttaaccataggggcatgacagGCACTAACCCACCTGCAGGTGGTGTCCTCACAGACACTACCTTTGGTGGCACTGGCCCACCTGCGGGTGGTGCCCTCACAGACACTACCTCTGGGTGGCACTAACCTACCTGCGGGTGGTGCCCTCACAGACACTAATAAGGAACAGTGATGTCTGGACTTTCCTAGTGCTGCCTGCTTCCCTAGTGCTTTCTGGGCTTCCCTAGTGCTTTCTGGGCTTTCCTAGTGCTGTCTGCTTCCCTAGTGCTGTCTGGGCTTCCCTAGTGCTGTCTGGGCTTCCCTAGACAGCTTATTTGTGTTTTTGTTTTAGTTAAGAACTTGTTATACAATGGTTGAATGGAATGGTGGTTGCAGGGAACGTTAGTTGCCGGGAATGGTGGTTGCAGGGAATGTTAGTTGCCGGGAATAGTGGTTGCAGGGAATGTTAGCTGCCAGGAATGGTGGTTGCAGGGAATGGTGCTTGCAGGGAACGGTGCTTGCAGGGAACGGTGCTTGCAGGGAACAGTCTTGCAGGGGACGGTGGTTGCCAGGAACGGTACTTGTCGGGAATGGTGGTTTCCAGGAACAGTACTTGCCGGGAACGGTGCTTGCCGGGAACTGTGCTTGCCAGGAACAGTGCTTGCTGGAAACAGTGCTTGCCAGGAATAGTGTTTGTAGGGGGATGTCTTGTATATGAAGTTAAAGTTGCAAGAAGTTCTTAGGCACTTAATATGCTTGAGCACTTATTGTACTGAATGTTTACACATTCAGTACTGGACCATTgtaacaaggtcctggatgctctagaagacaaacaaaatgcagatgtagtatatacagactttggaaaagcctttgacaagtgtgaccatggtgtaatagcacacaaaatgcataataaaggtataacaggaaaagttggtagatggagccataatttcctaacaaataaaacacaaagagtagtagtcaacagagtaaagtctgaggtggctactgtgaaaacctctgttccacaagacacagtaatcactcctatcctgttcctcatcctcatatctgacatagacaaggatgtaagccacagcaccgtgtcttcctttgagatgacacctgaatttgaATGACATTGTCTTCCATTGAAGtcactgcaagactccaaatctttaaatgggtctcagaaaacaatatgaagttcggtGATAAGAAATTTAatttactccgatatggaaaatgtgaggaaattaaaactatatcggagtataaaacaaattccaaccactcaatagagtgaaaaactaatgtaaaagacctgggagtgataatgtcagaggagctcactttcaaagaccacaacattgtatcaatcacatctgctagaaaaatgacaggatggataatgagaatcttcaaaattagggatgcgAAGCACATGACACTCTTCaagttgcttgttctatctaggatggaatattgctgcacattaacagcacctttcaaggctggtgaaattgctaaccttcatggcacacataagtgcaataatacacctcagttactgggaatgcttgaagttcctcaacctgtactccctagaatgcaggtgggagagatacatgattatgtatGCTTGGAAAatgctagagggattagtaccaattTTACACAtggaaatcactctctatgaaagcaaaagactcggcacatgatgcaacatccccccaatgaaaagcaggggctccaCTAGCACGATAAAAAACAACACAGCATGTGTCagtggtccaagactgttcaactgcctcccagtatacataaaggggattaccaatagacccttggctgtcttcgagagggcaccagacaggcacctaaagtcagtacctgaacagccgggctgtggttcgtatagtGGGCTGTGTGCAGCCAAcaataatagcctggttgatcaggccctgatccaccatgaggcctggccatagactgggccatgggggcgttgacccccaaaaccctctccaggtattgtCTGTTTGGATTTAAATGatgtttattataattttaagtaGAGACAATGTAGTTGAGGTTTTCACTTGTTATGTAGTGAATATGTGCTTGGAATGATGATGCTCTCTGTCAGGGAAAGAATTCAGACTCTAAGTAGCATTACTGGATAGTGTTTGAGTGGCTGTAGTTGATGCATTTAGTGATATTGTTGGTAATATCTTGCTAAAAAGCTGCAGTATCTGGAGAAAAAAGCAATTTTATCTTAGGGATGAGTTGTGGAGCCCCATTGCTTCTCCTTAGTCTTTATCTTGATGTTAATAAGAACATTGAAGTAAAATGGGGAGGCAAGATACACActgggaaggtttctgatattACCATTGCTAGctactaccaactacctcatattattttttactttttatagtacaataaattgctcaacttattatatataacaaatcagatcttactcccaaatcaatatcaTATCTTAGTTACTATCTTCCAACTtgactttgtttaccattatttaATTTAGTGCCTATATTTTTTCTCCTATAATTTAGCTTTATTATAGCTTTACATAACAACCTTATTTCATATAGTCAcagttgttaaaataatcaaggtgctattctcaggtgctaaagtgtaataagttcactattttgccattatattccctagctcatttatttgattaccactttgtTTGTTCaccacaagtttttttttttttagtcccttttatattgtctcc
Protein-coding regions in this window:
- the LOC138852201 gene encoding endoribonuclease Dicer-like, which codes for MVAQIFLDLILHARLPLSSVNLIIMDECHHASGSHPMREIMRQYETLKKSFPEKCPRVLGLTACVIHRKCKKKDVMNTMKKLESAMDCVLVTTTDQEEVTKYSATPKEKIICYKSDTLSEYQEIISAQLQGIIEDVKDDPDIEDKYKKVFIKKMKNITHIMEMLGDWCVARAIMYEMEYFDDVERIEDVPALRQLMSSLRDRLQEILDYCGREEATMSPIENVSNKVKRLYDIFHACNKVVYGLIFVERRNTAKILYDLLSAAANESDDLAFVKPLYAVGSMSRCSTDIHLAQLELCRQKETLNKFRNGDCNFLVSTSVLEEGVDIRKCNIVIRFDKPLNYRAYLQSRGRARAHPSRYLLMVKVAELQEMLETLEVYREIEASLTQLCHNRQLPTRIESSLHFAEDEYIAPYQPYGINGPKITANSAIALINLYCGNLPQDKFTVLAPEVVYEKSDQGCVAEIKLPINACLKTKVHGDCMENKELAKKSAALNLCKKLHAMGELNHDLRPAEISDDSILEGLVEVMPEMPVKAGEPEPGTRKRWQLYEREVCQAFTYYHGLFKLYSIVIRPTGTQHTSLIVDSTKSDMSVGLICKRSLIHCPFALYYTKWGEVEVRVKFIKEITNLNLELMRKIEHFHKLIFETLLDINSVLFDFSSRNTGVYIVPLAQASTIDLTLLTQIYMLPHLRVPFVYRSAESFHFEKSSYKDAIIYPLYTTEEPDHMFYVTEILTNLNPQSEFPECKHVYSSYCHYYLQKYGKSITNMQQPLISAKHLPKELNYLKMPATSVMSCKSSNKAKHHPPIFVPELCGVLPLKASLWWQIMCIPSIIHRLNSLNLAHQLNVAMNDSKLFSKDVEYEKINFNWPEEIITRINNSGEENLCASLMKSKSEYIHPFVTVHALTLCAAHENFDLERLEILGDSFLKFIITEYLFLKETESHEGRLSLRRGKLVCNRTLYSLAKCKSIPNKMQSFYLEPPLNGLLPGFTIKPEVSNKLRSCNLAHDKWPSLPKSSHLENLQEVSLRVFFPSIFLL